Proteins encoded by one window of Shewanella avicenniae:
- a CDS encoding prepilin peptidase, with protein sequence MQQFCSLMEQYPSIFVALSFVFAAVIGSFINVVIFRLPVMMKREWQQECNQFLEEYQPKAYQVLEQQQLLQPLDKFPERFNLIVPNSTCPKCKTAIKPWHNLPILGWLMLGGKCAACKQQISSRYPIFEFLNGALVALLAWHFGPTIQFALAAIVTFALVAMTGIDLDEMLLPDQLTLPFLWLGIIANYFGVFTELPSAVVGAIAGYLSLWSVFWLFKLLTGKEGMGYGDFKLMALFGAWLGWQMLPLIILLSSLVGAVIGISMILFKNMGRNNPIPFGPYIALAGWIAMLWGNDIVSWYLSTL encoded by the coding sequence ATGCAGCAATTTTGTAGCTTGATGGAGCAATATCCTTCCATTTTTGTCGCACTTTCATTTGTGTTTGCTGCCGTGATTGGCAGTTTTATCAATGTGGTGATTTTTCGCTTACCAGTGATGATGAAGCGCGAATGGCAACAGGAATGTAATCAGTTTTTAGAAGAGTATCAGCCCAAAGCTTATCAAGTGTTAGAGCAGCAACAGTTATTACAACCGCTCGATAAGTTTCCTGAGCGTTTTAATCTGATTGTGCCTAATTCCACTTGTCCGAAATGTAAAACCGCGATTAAGCCATGGCATAACCTGCCAATTCTAGGCTGGCTCATGCTCGGCGGTAAATGCGCCGCCTGCAAACAACAGATTTCATCCCGCTACCCAATTTTTGAGTTCCTCAATGGTGCATTAGTTGCACTACTTGCGTGGCATTTTGGCCCAACAATTCAATTCGCTTTAGCAGCTATTGTCACTTTTGCTTTAGTCGCGATGACCGGTATCGACCTCGATGAGATGCTGCTGCCAGATCAACTCACCCTGCCGTTTTTATGGTTGGGTATCATTGCCAACTATTTTGGTGTATTTACCGAACTACCAAGCGCAGTGGTTGGTGCCATTGCTGGTTACCTAAGCCTATGGAGTGTGTTCTGGCTGTTTAAGCTGCTCACCGGCAAGGAAGGTATGGGCTATGGTGACTTTAAGCTCATGGCGCTGTTTGGCGCTTGGCTCGGCTGGCAAATGCTACCACTCATTATCCTGCTTTCCTCATTGGTCGGCGCAGTGATTGGCATCAGCATGATCCTGTTTAAAAACATGGGGCGTAATAATCCTATCCCGTTTGGCCCCTATATCGCACTCGCAGGCTGGATTGCCATGCTGTGGGGCAATGACATCGTTAGCTGGTACCTGAGTACCCTGTAA
- the zapD gene encoding cell division protein ZapD — MSELLFEQPLNEKVRNYLRLEHLAKQLDTHLEQDHQQRCFYPLFALCELTERCDFRSEILKDIDRQLSLESSDLAAFESPLIDQLLDYREQLLSAERPGIHLKQNRFISALRQRFNMPGTCCNFDLPQLHYWLSKPWHERQQDYEQWVNHFRCLLNPITLMLSSSRERCEYQPEVAPAGFFQRESTQALSLIRVKLHIDNGCYPTISGHRNRFAIHFVQFDQQKHSQQPIEFLLATCD, encoded by the coding sequence ATGAGTGAATTATTATTTGAACAGCCGCTCAATGAAAAGGTGCGTAACTACCTACGACTTGAGCATTTAGCCAAACAACTTGACACCCATCTTGAACAGGATCACCAGCAACGGTGCTTTTATCCGTTATTTGCGCTATGCGAATTAACTGAACGTTGTGATTTTCGCAGTGAAATCCTCAAAGACATCGACCGGCAATTGAGCCTCGAGTCCTCTGACTTAGCCGCATTTGAATCACCACTGATTGACCAACTGCTCGACTACCGTGAACAACTGCTGAGTGCAGAACGACCGGGAATTCACCTTAAGCAAAATCGCTTTATCAGCGCACTTCGACAACGCTTTAATATGCCAGGCACCTGCTGCAACTTCGATTTACCACAACTGCATTACTGGCTATCCAAACCTTGGCATGAACGCCAGCAAGACTATGAACAGTGGGTAAATCATTTCCGCTGTCTGCTCAACCCAATCACCCTGATGTTATCAAGCTCGCGTGAACGCTGCGAATATCAACCAGAGGTAGCCCCTGCCGGCTTCTTTCAGCGTGAGTCCACCCAAGCTTTGTCGCTAATTCGGGTAAAACTCCATATCGACAATGGTTGCTATCCCACTATCAGTGGCCATCGAAACCGCTTTGCGATTCACTTTGTTCAGTTTGATCAGCAAAAGCACTCCCAACAACCGATTGAGTTCTTACTGGCAACTTGCGATTGA
- the yacG gene encoding DNA gyrase inhibitor YacG produces the protein MPTTVKCPTCQKEVIWAPESKFRPFCSERCKLIDLGDWASEKHAIPVKPTINDQLLDELGYDEPDFFKE, from the coding sequence ATGCCAACAACTGTAAAATGCCCAACCTGTCAGAAAGAAGTCATCTGGGCACCAGAATCTAAGTTTCGGCCGTTCTGTTCTGAACGCTGTAAGTTGATTGATCTGGGCGATTGGGCGTCTGAGAAGCACGCTATTCCCGTCAAACCAACGATTAATGACCAGTTACTTGATGAACTCGGTTATGACGAACCTGATTTTTTCAAAGAATAA
- the mutT gene encoding 8-oxo-dGTP diphosphatase MutT, whose amino-acid sequence MSVKRVHVAVGVIIRNQQILLAKRHGHLHQGGKWEFPGGKVESGEKVTDALVRELQEEIGITAITTSPFMTLSYDYPEKQVYLDIHLVTEFTGTECGAEGQEIGWFTVAQLVNLPFPDANKPIVDRITENSTITLA is encoded by the coding sequence ATGTCAGTAAAACGCGTACACGTCGCCGTCGGCGTCATTATCAGAAATCAGCAAATACTGTTAGCCAAACGTCACGGACACCTGCATCAAGGCGGGAAATGGGAATTCCCCGGCGGCAAAGTAGAATCCGGAGAAAAAGTTACTGACGCATTAGTACGTGAATTACAGGAAGAGATTGGCATTACCGCCATCACCACCTCACCGTTCATGACCTTAAGCTACGATTATCCAGAAAAGCAGGTCTACCTCGACATTCACTTGGTGACTGAATTTACTGGCACAGAGTGTGGTGCTGAAGGCCAAGAGATAGGTTGGTTTACCGTAGCACAACTGGTAAATTTACCCTTCCCTGATGCTAATAAACCAATAGTAGACCGCATAACCGAGAATTCAACTATTACTCTAGCTTAA
- the ampE gene encoding beta-lactamase regulator AmpE, producing the protein MALFSLLIAVLIERLKFIPKFMQLDSMFAWYRAHFFTEDLLRSKSGIWLALLFPALSVLVLQWVISGWLFGLPSLLLWTVIAALCLTHQAVREKFKQYMQAACRGDLEACYLHAKALDYQTCLDSVSAAELGARVGQLAAWLNYRYYGAIAFYLIILGPAGVMFYCTARYFADLEEETPLPLPPNLMFALDWLPSRVVSLGYALSGHFASAFGRWRELAFKWDSMPNRIVAEVALAAEALPERSGAPVCVRSTLALLALSKRNFILILTALAILTIFGLVQ; encoded by the coding sequence ATGGCATTGTTTTCGTTACTAATTGCGGTATTGATTGAACGATTAAAGTTCATTCCGAAGTTTATGCAGCTGGACAGCATGTTCGCTTGGTATCGGGCGCACTTTTTTACTGAGGATCTGCTGCGCAGCAAAAGTGGCATTTGGTTGGCGTTGCTGTTTCCGGCGTTGTCGGTGTTGGTGTTGCAGTGGGTGATCAGCGGTTGGTTGTTCGGTCTGCCATCTTTGTTGCTGTGGACTGTGATTGCTGCCTTGTGTTTGACCCATCAGGCGGTGCGAGAAAAGTTTAAGCAATACATGCAGGCCGCTTGTCGGGGTGATTTGGAAGCCTGTTACCTGCATGCTAAGGCGTTGGATTACCAAACCTGCTTAGATAGCGTCAGCGCCGCAGAGCTGGGGGCTCGGGTTGGCCAGTTAGCGGCGTGGCTGAACTATCGTTATTACGGTGCGATTGCGTTTTATCTGATTATTCTCGGCCCTGCAGGGGTGATGTTTTACTGTACGGCGCGTTATTTCGCGGATTTAGAGGAAGAAACACCGCTGCCCTTGCCGCCGAATCTGATGTTTGCATTAGATTGGTTGCCGTCGCGGGTCGTATCACTGGGCTATGCGCTCAGTGGCCATTTTGCTTCCGCCTTTGGTCGTTGGCGTGAGCTGGCATTTAAGTGGGACAGTATGCCAAACCGAATTGTGGCGGAAGTGGCCTTGGCCGCTGAAGCTTTACCTGAACGAAGTGGTGCGCCGGTTTGTGTGCGTTCAACCTTGGCGCTGTTAGCGCTAAGTAAGCGTAACTTTATTCTCATTTTGACAGCGTTGGCGATTCTGACCATTTTTGGATTGGTGCAGTAA
- the nadC gene encoding carboxylating nicotinate-nucleotide diphosphorylase, which translates to MLENDIRVSVKAALDEDLGHLSVSEGDITAQLIPAAQHGEAILITREDGVFCGKAWAEQVFQQLGGEVAIHWHVDDGDLIVAGQKLCELSGPARILLTGERTAMNFIQTLSGVASLTKLYADKLAGTQCQLLDTRKTLPGLRTAQKYAVTCGGGKNHRIGLFDAFLIKENHIMACGSIAAAVTTAKQLHPSKPVEVEVESLDELTQALDANADIIMLDNFDVTMMLSAVELNNQYKARDAGAKIEVSGDVTLDTIQQFANTGVDYVSVGALTKHLRALDLSMRFKG; encoded by the coding sequence ATGTTGGAAAACGATATCAGAGTCAGCGTAAAGGCCGCATTGGATGAAGATTTAGGCCATTTAAGCGTTAGTGAAGGTGATATTACCGCGCAGTTGATTCCCGCAGCACAACATGGTGAAGCGATTCTGATCACCCGCGAAGATGGCGTTTTTTGCGGTAAAGCCTGGGCAGAGCAAGTGTTTCAGCAGCTTGGCGGCGAAGTGGCCATTCACTGGCATGTTGATGATGGCGATTTAATTGTGGCTGGGCAAAAGCTGTGTGAACTCTCTGGCCCTGCACGCATTCTGCTCACCGGCGAACGCACCGCAATGAACTTTATTCAAACTCTGTCGGGCGTGGCCAGTCTCACCAAACTCTATGCCGACAAACTGGCAGGCACTCAATGCCAGTTGCTTGATACCCGTAAAACCCTGCCAGGCCTGCGTACCGCGCAAAAGTATGCCGTCACCTGTGGTGGCGGCAAAAACCACCGTATCGGCCTGTTTGATGCCTTTTTAATTAAAGAAAACCACATTATGGCCTGTGGCAGCATAGCTGCGGCGGTGACAACTGCGAAGCAACTGCACCCTAGCAAGCCTGTGGAAGTTGAAGTCGAATCACTTGATGAACTGACCCAAGCGCTCGATGCCAATGCCGATATCATCATGCTCGACAACTTCGATGTCACCATGATGCTCAGCGCCGTTGAGCTCAATAATCAATACAAAGCCCGTGATGCGGGCGCCAAGATAGAGGTATCGGGCGATGTCACCCTCGACACCATCCAACAGTTTGCCAACACAGGGGTGGATTATGTTTCCGTCGGTGCCTTAACCAAGCACCTTCGCGCACTTGATCTGTCGATGCGTTTTAAGGGTTAG
- the pilB gene encoding type IV-A pilus assembly ATPase PilB codes for MPTTSLHLGLSTLFIRKGLLDESKLSEAVALARKNKTALVTSLVLNHYLSARTIAELCYEEYGTPLLDLAEFDISSIPEEFLNRKLIEKHRCLPLFKRGNRLYIATSDPTNISALEEFQFSAGLHAEAILVEEDKLAKALEKVLEEDISALDLSGIDESALAGIEVTDTDKRQEDANEGADDAPIVIYINKILTDAIRRGASDLHFEPYEKRYRVRFRIDGILHEVAEPPVNLASRLSARLKVMSKLDIAERRVPQDGRIKMKLSRSKSIDFRVSTLPTLWGEKIVMRILDSSSAQLGIEKLGYEEDQKQAYLDMLARPQGMILVTGPTGSGKTVSLYTGLNILNTEERNISTAEDPVEINLEGVNQVHINVKAGLTFASALRSFLRQDPDVVMVGEIRDLETAEIAIKAAQTGHLVLSTLHTNSSSETLTRLLNMGVPGYNIASSVNLIIAQRLARRLCVNCREPEEIPEHELLRLGFTQSQISEGFTVYKPKGCEHCSGGYKGRVGIYEVMKMSDEIARVIMEGGNSLQIAKMAKQQGMRDLRDSGLLKVIQGVTSIAEVNRVTSF; via the coding sequence TTGCCAACCACAAGTTTACACCTAGGACTATCAACACTATTTATCCGCAAAGGGTTGCTTGATGAAAGTAAGTTATCCGAGGCGGTAGCGTTAGCTCGTAAAAATAAAACGGCATTAGTAACATCTCTAGTTTTAAACCACTACCTATCGGCAAGAACAATTGCAGAACTCTGCTATGAAGAGTACGGCACACCGTTACTGGATTTAGCTGAATTCGATATCAGCAGCATCCCAGAAGAATTCCTAAATCGAAAACTGATTGAAAAGCATCGTTGTTTACCGCTGTTTAAGCGCGGTAATCGACTCTATATCGCTACCTCTGATCCCACCAATATATCAGCCCTCGAAGAGTTTCAATTCAGCGCTGGACTCCACGCTGAAGCGATTTTGGTGGAAGAAGACAAGCTTGCCAAGGCATTAGAAAAAGTCCTCGAAGAGGATATCTCTGCACTTGACCTCAGCGGCATTGATGAATCTGCACTTGCTGGTATTGAAGTTACCGACACAGATAAGCGACAAGAAGATGCTAATGAAGGTGCAGATGACGCGCCTATTGTCATTTACATCAATAAGATTTTGACCGATGCCATTCGCCGTGGCGCCTCGGACTTACATTTTGAACCTTATGAAAAACGTTACCGGGTGCGCTTTCGTATCGATGGCATACTGCATGAAGTGGCCGAACCACCGGTAAACCTCGCCTCTCGTCTTTCTGCGCGTTTGAAGGTGATGTCCAAGTTGGACATCGCCGAGCGCCGCGTGCCGCAAGACGGACGCATTAAAATGAAACTCAGCCGCAGTAAGAGCATCGATTTTCGTGTTTCTACCCTACCGACGCTGTGGGGCGAAAAGATTGTTATGCGGATTTTGGATTCTTCTTCCGCGCAACTCGGCATTGAAAAACTCGGTTATGAAGAAGACCAAAAGCAAGCTTATTTAGATATGCTGGCACGCCCTCAAGGGATGATCCTGGTTACCGGCCCGACTGGCTCGGGTAAAACGGTTTCCCTATACACTGGGCTCAATATCCTCAATACCGAAGAACGTAATATTTCCACAGCGGAAGACCCAGTGGAAATTAACTTGGAAGGGGTAAACCAAGTTCATATCAACGTCAAAGCAGGGTTAACCTTTGCCTCTGCACTGCGTTCGTTCCTTCGTCAAGACCCCGATGTGGTGATGGTGGGGGAAATCCGAGATCTCGAAACTGCTGAAATTGCTATTAAAGCGGCGCAAACCGGCCACTTGGTGTTATCTACCCTACATACCAACTCGTCATCGGAAACCCTGACCCGTTTGCTCAATATGGGCGTACCTGGCTATAACATCGCCAGCTCGGTGAACTTAATTATCGCCCAGCGACTAGCACGGCGTTTATGCGTTAACTGCCGCGAGCCAGAAGAGATCCCCGAACATGAGTTGCTCCGCCTTGGGTTTACCCAATCCCAAATTAGCGAAGGCTTTACCGTCTACAAACCCAAAGGTTGTGAACATTGCTCCGGCGGCTACAAAGGCCGCGTCGGTATCTATGAAGTAATGAAGATGTCGGACGAGATCGCTCGAGTGATTATGGAAGGTGGCAACTCCTTGCAAATTGCCAAAATGGCTAAACAACAAGGGATGCGGGATCTCCGCGATTCTGGATTATTAAAAGTGATTCAAGGAGTCACAAGTATTGCAGAAGTTAATCGGGTCACCAGCTTCTAG
- the coaE gene encoding dephospho-CoA kinase (Dephospho-CoA kinase (CoaE) performs the final step in coenzyme A biosynthesis.), whose amino-acid sequence MAEYIVGLTGGIGCGKTTVANIFAELGVTVVDADIIAREVVAKGSDGLHKIVQHFGSEILTDNQELDRAKLRERIFQTPAEREWLNQLLHPLIRQRMLQQCHDAASPYALMVVPLLFENRLERLVNHTLVIDIAEETQIARTIARDHVSKTQVVNIIASQISREQRLAKADDVISNQGDVDALRSQILALHNKYLNQSVTAKKSHE is encoded by the coding sequence ATGGCCGAGTATATCGTCGGTCTCACAGGCGGTATCGGCTGCGGTAAAACCACAGTAGCTAACATCTTTGCCGAGCTCGGCGTCACAGTGGTTGATGCCGATATCATTGCCAGAGAAGTCGTCGCCAAAGGTAGCGATGGCTTGCATAAAATAGTGCAACATTTTGGCAGTGAAATCCTCACCGATAACCAAGAATTAGACCGCGCCAAGTTACGCGAACGCATCTTTCAAACCCCCGCTGAACGCGAATGGCTCAACCAATTATTGCACCCGCTGATCCGCCAACGCATGTTGCAGCAATGTCACGATGCGGCGTCGCCCTATGCGCTAATGGTAGTACCGCTACTGTTTGAAAACCGCTTAGAACGCTTAGTGAATCACACTTTAGTGATTGATATCGCCGAAGAAACACAAATTGCGCGAACTATTGCGCGAGATCATGTGTCTAAGACACAAGTTGTTAACATCATAGCCAGCCAAATCAGCAGAGAGCAACGACTCGCTAAGGCAGATGATGTCATTAGTAATCAGGGAGATGTAGACGCGCTAAGGTCTCAGATTCTGGCACTACATAATAAATACTTAAATCAATCAGTAACTGCCAAGAAAAGCCATGAGTGA
- a CDS encoding PglL family O-oligosaccharyltransferase, which translates to MDLTLSSNTKLWPKFCYLTLFLMFGVLMHIPTQNLGRYGLYVYYNEFFWIGLFFFVFLFFSLVKIEKFKFSQYSAGFLLISSLLLIRLIDAFDLSNSWRILVIFITALYIFILDNSPPRERLQFNLTYFFVFSSLVESIFSIFQFYFLFDTDFYPKQLVGQRPFGVFQQVNIMGVYASAGFFSAFYFIRKYHSVLTEHKLMRGMAYLVICITPLVLFLTASRAAILSFLVGVCCLLPIIFKEKSEKYFEHIKRCFLISVILTLVAVVTNGGGTRSVESLSGALRLPMWDHTLWMISKHPLLGWGLGSFDTAYVTSLAERYEGLATIHERFLYHPHNEILFWLAEVGVIFSVPVFGFAIYVFYQIYKTNSQRDFLVALSCILPFAIHSMLEFPFYQSIPHWFYFVSLVWIFSPQMFIATSIKLTWPSKFFGCGLSVLGVLFMVTAFYSAHNILLSRVGKQPAAIYNVTNPFPFYHHYFYLLYSNTMYSALSNGDSVLAAEMVKNIQAESKYIKAPGIYMDIIYANQKLGKHAEAIYWSSVGSKEFPSDTLLKSDQIDNLIKYIDGVAGEQFNKDKN; encoded by the coding sequence ATGGATTTAACTCTTAGTAGTAATACAAAATTATGGCCGAAATTTTGTTATCTAACTCTATTCTTGATGTTCGGGGTCTTGATGCATATTCCAACGCAAAATTTAGGCAGATACGGTTTATATGTTTACTACAATGAGTTCTTTTGGATAGGTCTATTTTTTTTTGTTTTCCTGTTTTTTTCGCTCGTAAAGATTGAAAAATTTAAATTTAGCCAGTATTCTGCCGGTTTTTTGTTAATCTCTAGTCTCTTATTGATCAGGTTGATAGATGCATTTGACCTATCAAATTCTTGGCGTATACTCGTTATTTTTATTACCGCTCTTTATATTTTTATACTTGATAACTCCCCCCCTAGAGAACGATTACAATTTAATCTGACTTATTTTTTTGTTTTTTCCAGTCTTGTTGAGTCAATATTTTCTATTTTTCAATTTTATTTTTTGTTTGACACTGATTTTTATCCAAAACAATTAGTTGGTCAGCGTCCTTTTGGTGTTTTCCAACAGGTAAATATAATGGGGGTGTATGCTTCGGCTGGTTTTTTCTCGGCATTCTATTTTATAAGAAAATACCATAGTGTATTGACTGAGCATAAGCTCATGAGAGGTATGGCTTATTTAGTGATATGCATAACGCCTTTAGTATTATTTCTGACAGCATCTCGAGCTGCAATTTTGTCATTCTTAGTCGGCGTATGTTGTTTGTTACCCATCATTTTTAAAGAAAAATCTGAAAAATATTTTGAGCATATAAAAAGGTGTTTTTTAATTTCAGTCATATTGACTCTCGTGGCAGTCGTAACAAATGGTGGTGGCACAAGAAGTGTTGAATCATTGTCTGGTGCATTGAGATTACCAATGTGGGATCACACGCTGTGGATGATATCGAAACATCCGTTATTAGGTTGGGGACTTGGTAGTTTCGATACAGCCTATGTTACGAGTCTTGCTGAGCGTTACGAAGGGTTAGCAACTATACACGAACGATTTCTTTATCATCCACATAATGAAATTTTATTCTGGTTGGCAGAGGTCGGTGTCATTTTTTCTGTACCAGTTTTTGGTTTTGCTATTTATGTTTTTTATCAAATATATAAGACTAATTCGCAGCGTGATTTCTTAGTTGCACTTAGCTGTATTTTGCCATTCGCAATTCATTCGATGTTGGAGTTTCCATTCTATCAATCGATTCCTCACTGGTTTTATTTTGTTAGTTTGGTTTGGATCTTTAGTCCACAAATGTTTATCGCGACTTCTATCAAGTTGACATGGCCATCTAAATTTTTTGGTTGTGGATTATCGGTGTTGGGTGTTTTATTTATGGTTACTGCATTTTATAGCGCACACAATATCTTGCTTAGTAGAGTAGGTAAGCAGCCAGCAGCCATTTATAACGTGACTAATCCTTTCCCGTTTTATCATCATTATTTTTATTTGCTGTATTCAAATACTATGTACAGTGCACTATCAAATGGTGATTCAGTATTGGCTGCTGAAATGGTTAAAAATATTCAAGCTGAATCGAAATATATCAAAGCACCAGGTATTTACATGGATATTATTTATGCTAATCAAAAATTAGGGAAGCATGCTGAAGCTATCTATTGGTCTTCAGTTGGAAGCAAGGAATTTCCATCTGATACATTATTGAAGTCTGATCAAATTGATAATTTGATTAAGTATATAGATGGTGTTGCTGGAGAACAGTTTAATAAAGATAAAAATTAG
- the ampD gene encoding 1,6-anhydro-N-acetylmuramyl-L-alanine amidase AmpD, whose protein sequence is MDNANSVPNRGALITTEFNAWQQGWYLGARHSASPHFNQRPADTDISLLVIHNISLPAGQFGLPFIEALFCGSLDCHADASFAELEGLQVSAHFLIRRDGEVVQFVSCDERAWHAGVSRFEQRSNCNDFSIGIELEGTDTSGYTDKQYQQLVALTRAIQQVYPAITRSRIVGHSDIAPERKTDPGDGFDWQRYLAAI, encoded by the coding sequence ATGGATAACGCAAACTCTGTGCCCAATAGAGGCGCTCTGATAACAACCGAATTCAACGCTTGGCAACAGGGCTGGTACCTTGGCGCGCGCCATTCAGCATCGCCGCATTTTAACCAACGCCCTGCTGACACCGATATTAGTTTGTTGGTGATCCACAATATAAGTCTGCCCGCTGGTCAGTTTGGGCTACCTTTTATAGAAGCGTTGTTTTGCGGCAGTTTAGATTGTCACGCCGATGCCAGCTTTGCCGAACTCGAGGGGTTGCAGGTGTCAGCGCATTTTCTAATCCGGCGTGATGGCGAAGTGGTGCAGTTTGTATCCTGTGATGAGCGCGCTTGGCATGCAGGCGTTTCACGGTTTGAACAGCGTAGTAACTGCAACGATTTTTCTATTGGGATCGAACTTGAAGGAACTGACACTTCTGGCTATACCGATAAGCAGTATCAACAGTTAGTGGCATTGACGCGCGCAATTCAACAAGTTTATCCGGCGATAACGCGATCACGGATTGTTGGACATAGTGATATTGCGCCGGAACGGAAAACAGATCCGGGTGATGGATTTGACTGGCAGCGTTATCTAGCGGCAATATGA
- a CDS encoding type IV pilin protein, which produces MKGIKSKSAKGFTLIELMIVVAIIGILAAIALPAYKEYVAKSKVNSCLGEAEAWTKAQAAAIVASTSQPTYVPKACTTAPTGYPTNLALITSTATSTFTPQDVSTTTITCQWATTTCSASGSL; this is translated from the coding sequence ATGAAAGGTATTAAGAGTAAATCAGCTAAGGGCTTCACCCTGATTGAATTGATGATCGTGGTGGCCATCATCGGTATTCTGGCAGCAATCGCATTGCCTGCTTACAAAGAATATGTAGCTAAAAGTAAAGTAAACTCTTGTTTAGGTGAAGCAGAAGCGTGGACTAAGGCTCAAGCAGCAGCTATTGTTGCAAGTACTTCTCAACCCACTTACGTACCTAAAGCTTGTACTACTGCACCAACAGGATATCCGACAAATCTTGCTCTAATTACAAGTACCGCAACTAGCACTTTTACACCGCAAGATGTGTCAACTACGACAATTACTTGTCAGTGGGCTACCACCACTTGCTCAGCAAGTGGCTCACTTTAA
- a CDS encoding type II secretion system F family protein, translated as MATASSTRKRNGAKAKEKKQPTIYTFVWKGVNRDGKKSEGELRGATVAEIKQQLKNQGINPKTVTKKSAGLFSNENKKITAMDIAMVTRQIATMLSAGVPLVTSIELISRGHEKPKMRTLLGTILSDVQSGIPLSDSLRPHRIYFDDLYVDLVAAGEHSGSLDIVFDRIATYKEKAEALKSKIKKAMFYPAAVIVVAIAVTVLLLLFVVPQFEEIFSSFGAELPAFTQLIVNISRGLQSTWYIFLAAIVLAVWLFVRAHRNSQKFRDKIDELVLKIPVIGDILHKGAMARFARTLATTFAAGVPLIDGLTSAAGASGNAVYRKSLMNVRTEVMAGMQMNVAMRTSKLFPDMLIQMVMIGEESGSLDNMLNKIANIYEMQVDDAVDALSSLIEPMMMVVIGGLVGSLIVGMYLPIFQLGNVVSG; from the coding sequence ATGGCAACCGCCTCTTCTACCCGTAAGCGCAATGGCGCAAAAGCCAAAGAAAAAAAGCAGCCCACTATCTATACCTTTGTTTGGAAAGGTGTAAATCGCGACGGAAAAAAAAGTGAGGGAGAACTCCGTGGTGCGACCGTTGCAGAAATTAAGCAACAGTTAAAAAATCAAGGAATTAATCCTAAAACTGTCACCAAAAAGTCCGCAGGACTTTTCAGCAACGAGAATAAAAAAATCACCGCAATGGACATCGCAATGGTGACCCGTCAAATAGCAACTATGCTTTCTGCCGGGGTGCCTTTGGTGACTTCGATTGAGCTTATTTCCCGTGGTCATGAAAAACCAAAGATGCGTACCTTGTTAGGGACAATTTTGTCAGATGTGCAATCTGGTATTCCGCTTTCTGACTCACTTCGCCCTCACAGAATTTATTTCGATGATCTATACGTAGACCTTGTCGCCGCAGGTGAACACTCTGGCTCTTTAGATATTGTATTTGACCGTATCGCCACCTATAAAGAGAAGGCGGAAGCACTGAAATCAAAAATTAAAAAGGCAATGTTTTATCCTGCGGCCGTGATTGTTGTAGCCATCGCAGTTACCGTATTGCTACTTTTGTTCGTTGTCCCCCAGTTTGAAGAAATATTTAGCAGTTTTGGCGCTGAGCTACCCGCATTTACCCAACTTATTGTGAATATTTCGCGTGGATTACAGAGCACTTGGTACATATTTCTAGCAGCAATCGTCCTCGCGGTTTGGTTATTTGTCAGAGCACATCGTAATTCTCAAAAGTTTAGAGACAAGATTGATGAACTTGTATTAAAAATCCCAGTCATTGGAGATATTCTGCACAAAGGTGCAATGGCACGATTTGCTCGCACCTTGGCAACCACCTTCGCGGCAGGTGTTCCTTTGATTGACGGCTTAACCTCCGCCGCAGGAGCATCAGGCAATGCCGTCTACCGTAAGTCTCTCATGAATGTACGCACTGAAGTGATGGCTGGTATGCAAATGAACGTGGCAATGCGCACGTCTAAGCTATTCCCAGATATGTTGATTCAGATGGTGATGATTGGTGAAGAATCTGGCTCTCTTGATAATATGCTTAATAAAATTGCTAACATCTATGAAATGCAGGTCGATGATGCCGTGGATGCCCTATCCAGCCTGATTGAGCCGATGATGATGGTGGTTATTGGCGGTTTGGTCGGTAGCTTAATTGTCGGCATGTATTTGCCGATATTCCAGTTGGGCAATGTTGTTAGCGGCTAA